Part of the Cyprinus carpio isolate SPL01 chromosome A12, ASM1834038v1, whole genome shotgun sequence genome, AAACAATGCAGTTATATATGTACCATGAGAGTGCATTTATCATGAGCTGTAGTTAGAATAATGActgttatataaatttaataagatAATTTGACTTTAAAGATGTGGCTTTACAGAAATATCTCGGAAACTGAATGCAAACAGAAATATTGgccataaaactaacaataaggATATAGAGAGAAAATATAAGTGAAGACAGATGCAGACCATTCAGACAGTAAATTTGGATGCCAGGCTGGTTAAGCCtgatgtgatttttcttttttaaactttcatatttgattgtatgtttgtatatgtgcatgtgttttcttaTAGAATGCGAATCATGTTGAGGGTCAAAACAGAAAGAGACTGAGTCCATCTTCACAGGTTGTAAAACATTACTTTATTTATTCCACTTGTAGCTTATTTTCCAAtagttaaaagaaaacattttaaacaatacctgaacattaaaaaaaatctattatattaaaaaaaagctgtATTCCTGAATACATGCACTTCAGTTACAGAGCTCGCAAAACATTCAGTGTAAACATTTATCATAATAAATGCAATGTGATATAGGAGTACATCTTGAGATAGTAGCTCTAATTTATACTGATTTTGAGGATTTGTTTTGTGCATGTGGGAAAACCTTCAAAATGACATAATGAGGAAGCTGATAGTTCATCCAGCGTGATGCTTAAGACTTCACTGGGTGATTCGCAGACTCAGCAAAGCACTGATTGCAAATTGGGCATATCACTAAAATTATTTCAACAAGTGACTCTTGCAGCCTTTTTAAGAATCttaaatttatatgcattttataaagaatataatatatatatatatatgggtataaGTAAATGCTTAAATGCCTAATACTTTAAATACCTGAAGCACAATCACATTGTTGTACAGTTTTATGCAAGCATAATTAAATGCACTGCGATGTCAATCTGAGGCGAGCTCATAGGAAGTAAAAATCTCCAACAGCTGCTGCCCATTACCATGACTCAACACGACGTACAAACAATtgcataatattacataataattgaTATGTCTACAGTGAGTGTGGCTTAGCATTGGACCGTAAACTTTTCATATTGCAGTCCTTCTAACATTAACTTGAAGCATAGATGGTGTTTTATAAACATGAAGCAATTAAAACATTACTGTTAAGAGCTGAAGAATCTCTTCAGTTACCTGACAACATTTTCTATGGATGTGAATAAATCATTGAATCAATGCAAAcgtgtataaatattaaatatacaagtaCTAAACAGCATTCAGTGCAGCTTTACTAATCTCATTATGTGGAATACATTTGTAATATGTTCAGTCTCTGCTGGCCTTTAGTCACAATAACAAgctggttatttatttatactcaTGCCGGCGACACCAAGCCAAACAGTTTTCCTCTGAGCTTCGCTGAGATTGTGTAATGGAGCGGCTTCAGTGTTAAACCATACGAGCAGTCCATGGAGAGATCCTGAGAGGGGTTGCTCTCAAACGAGCACTGGTGCAAAAGGATGGCAGAGAACAGAAAAACCTCCACTTTGGCGATCTGATCGCCGATGCATCTTCTCTTACCTGTGGAGAAGATCATCACGCTGTTGGTCAGGTCTTTATCCAGAGCTCCGGTCTCGTCCAGGAATCTCGACGGGTTAAAGATGTGAGGATCCTGCCACTTTTGAGGGTCGTGGTTGACGGACCATTGGTTGATGAACACCACGGTGTCTTTGGGGATGTGGAGACCTTCGATGGTGACGTCTGAGGTGGTGGAGTGCGGTATGGTGACGGGGACGAAGCTGGTGTAGCGCATGGTTTCGTAGATAAAGGCGTCCAGGTAGGCCAGGTTGCTCTTGTCTTCTATTGATGGGAGTCTGTCACGACCTACTACTTTATCAATCTGCTCTTGGAGTTTGGTTTGGATTGATGGGTATTTGACTAAAAGCAGAAGTATCCATTGCATGACTGTGGACACTGTGTCTTGTCCTGCACCGATTAAATCAGTGACCGTAGACTCAACAAAGTCTTTAGTCAGCATGCTCTCTTTCCCGTGCTCAATTACGCCAATGATTGCATCGCTCATGTCACGGGTGACCTCAGGGTTGTACGTGTCTCTATGCTGCACCACTTTGTCCTTCACATAAGCGAAGAACTCTTCATTAATGAGCTTGAAGTTTTGATAAACGCTTCGGACCGGATTCGGAAACGACTGCAACCAAGGCATAACATCCACCAGGCTTCCAGCACCAACAGTTTCGCCAAACTTTTCCACTCTTTTCAGGAGAGTCCTGAACTCGGGGTCGTCGTGGCCGTAGCGCTTACCAAAGCAAAGTGCGCAGATGACGTTTGCGGCTGCGATGGTGAATTCGTGTGAAGGATTGAAGTCTCGTCTGTCGGCGCTGAGCCTTAGAAACTTCTGGACCAGATCCATGGCTTCGCCTACAACGTGTTGTTCGAATGTCTTTTTGGTTTGAGTGTTTGCCATCGAGAACGCTCTCAAAGTCGTTTGAGCTACTTTTCGGTGCACCTTCCACTGTTTGCTGTAACTGCTGAACACCATGCTCCGACCGCCGGAGATCATCTGAAAAGACAGAAAGTTTGGCCTTCCGGCAAATTCAGTGCTGTGTTCAATGAGCGCCTTGCGTATAGCTGCATCTCCATTCAGAACCACAATGTCGCTTCGCCCGAGTCTGATCTGGTAGACGTTTCCGTACTTCTTTGCCAGCTTGGAGAAGGTGATGTGTGGCATTTGTCCCAGCTGCATGGCGTTGCCCACCAAGGGCCAGGCGAACGGGCCTGGAAGCCTTTTCTTGATCGTGAGATTTCTAACCCAAAGACAGGCCTCCAggaagaagaggatgatgaaggATGCTATCAAAGCCGGCTGAACCTGTCCGCTCCATTCCTTCATGATGCTGCCGCTCTCAAACTCAGCTTCAGTCAGAGCCATTCTTCTGATGCACTTTTATTCTTCTGATGAGATTCTGTTTTCTGCTCAAATAATGTTCAATGCTATATAGAAAGATAAATGTAAGCATCCGTTTAAAAGAATAATGAATCTATttctttttgcatgcaaaattaatgtaaactAACTCTCTCGGTTGCCAATTCAGTCTGTTTTAATTAATCTGCATGCATTGATTTAGAATTTCCCAGGTTAAGCTGACAGGGTTTTCTGAGATGCTTGGTTGGATCCATGTCTTTTATATATGTTTGCAGCACAGGGGGCAGGACCCGATGATAGTCTCACTCCTCCCATTGTGGAAGCCGCAGAGACTCCGTTAGAAGGTCTGAACGTCTGCCTGCAGCTGAACACGGAGAACCAAGCGCGCAACCGGTTCTGTTCACCGAGAAACGTCTGAAAATAGTGCGTAAATCATCTTTGTTTTATACGCACGCGCTCTGTGCGGGGTATTTCTGATCATCGTTGCGGAGATGCATAAAACTTAATTGTGTAAAACTCTTGCGGTTTGTGCCAATCATCATAACTCAAATAGAGTGATGCATTAATCGTTTTATGTTGCTGCAGCTGAGCTTTATTTGACGCGCGCGTCTTTCTAGTCGTTTGCGCACTCTTGCAATCGTTATTTCTGCTCTGGTTTGCACGGGATTacgaaaatgttattttaagcttGATGCAATCATCGACGGCATCCCAGACTTGAGACTTTTGTCTTGGGGAATGTTTCGTAATAAAAAGACGCTTTGTTTTGCAGACCCACTTTACATAAACCCGAAAAATGGAAAAGTATGCATGCATGGAGTTATGCAACACGACTAGACTGTGTGTCCCTTCATATTTGATGTCTTTAGCCCCGTTGTagcattacatatatataatttattaagagTATGGGATAGCGTCATATGtcataacatacatgaaatttCCTCATGCATATTGTAAAAAGATAAGATGATTGTTGTTGCACCATCACAAAGctattataataaatcatttaatatccTTGCAGAATAGCCTAATGTATTATGTCAGTACAAATTTGATCTTTGAGTAAACAAttgatttttattacaaatgtcaTCATTTTACAACACAGGGAAACAATAAAGATCGTAAATTATCTTTAAGAGCATAATTTGATGTTATGTTCACATGTCGATGGTGCATCATGTTCTGGGGTCTGTGATCTCATCGTAAAGCATGCCAGGGTCTCTCTCGGCTATTTTCCTCTCACAATTTCAGGATAAATTTTCACATGTGTTTTTGGGTATGCAGTCATTGAGAGATTGCTTAATTGCAAGCATGCCTTCATAACGTGCACAAAAGCAGATCCTCTCAGAGAATGCACCAAAACAGACACTTTATTCTgtaagaaaacacacaaaattcaATATCCTGAGAGGGTCATTTGTCTTCAAATGTTTTATGATGTAACTTTATTTTGGTGCACGTGTATCTGCCTG contains:
- the LOC109080305 gene encoding cytochrome P450 1B1-like, whose translation is MALTEAEFESGSIMKEWSGQVQPALIASFIILFFLEACLWVRNLTIKKRLPGPFAWPLVGNAMQLGQMPHITFSKLAKKYGNVYQIRLGRSDIVVLNGDAAIRKALIEHSTEFAGRPNFLSFQMISGGRSMVFSSYSKQWKVHRKVAQTTLRAFSMANTQTKKTFEQHVVGEAMDLVQKFLRLSADRRDFNPSHEFTIAAANVICALCFGKRYGHDDPEFRTLLKRVEKFGETVGAGSLVDVMPWLQSFPNPVRSVYQNFKLINEEFFAYVKDKVVQHRDTYNPEVTRDMSDAIIGVIEHGKESMLTKDFVESTVTDLIGAGQDTVSTVMQWILLLLVKYPSIQTKLQEQIDKVVGRDRLPSIEDKSNLAYLDAFIYETMRYTSFVPVTIPHSTTSDVTIEGLHIPKDTVVFINQWSVNHDPQKWQDPHIFNPSRFLDETGALDKDLTNSVMIFSTGKRRCIGDQIAKVEVFLFSAILLHQCSFESNPSQDLSMDCSYGLTLKPLHYTISAKLRGKLFGLVSPA